Proteins encoded within one genomic window of Streptomyces sp. NBC_01314:
- a CDS encoding carbohydrate kinase, protein MSPHQITVLGECVADAFTQPADAANELALRVLPGGGPANTAVALARMGTPARFLARLSNDVFGRLFRAHLEASGVDLSNAVAAGEPSTLAVAELDAAGQAAFSFHAQNTADWQWTPGELARVDLSETACLHTGSLALIREPGGAVVEEFPAAAAPQTTISIDPNVRPLLVRPEVYRARLARWCVLADILRLSEDDLELLLTGTPPEQACDTWHAAGVRLVVITLGGDGAMASLDGERLRVPAVTTQVVDTVGAGDSRKGALEGLQKGARNAPPTGRPSGAARPTGSSRSVLRRP, encoded by the coding sequence ATGAGCCCGCATCAGATCACCGTCCTGGGAGAGTGCGTCGCGGACGCCTTCACCCAACCGGCAGACGCCGCGAACGAACTCGCCCTGCGGGTGCTGCCCGGCGGCGGACCCGCGAATACGGCGGTGGCCCTGGCTCGGATGGGCACACCAGCCCGCTTCCTCGCACGTCTGTCCAACGACGTGTTCGGCCGTCTGTTCCGGGCCCACCTGGAGGCGTCCGGCGTCGACCTGTCGAACGCCGTCGCCGCCGGCGAGCCCAGCACACTGGCCGTGGCGGAGCTGGATGCCGCGGGGCAGGCCGCGTTCTCGTTCCACGCCCAGAACACGGCCGACTGGCAGTGGACCCCAGGCGAACTGGCCAGGGTGGATCTGTCCGAAACGGCCTGCCTCCACACCGGATCGCTGGCGCTGATCCGAGAGCCCGGCGGGGCGGTGGTGGAGGAGTTCCCGGCGGCAGCCGCCCCGCAGACCACCATCAGCATCGATCCCAACGTAAGACCGCTGTTGGTGCGCCCCGAGGTCTACCGCGCCCGGCTGGCACGCTGGTGCGTTCTCGCCGACATCCTGCGGCTGAGCGAGGACGACCTGGAACTGCTCCTGACGGGCACCCCGCCCGAGCAGGCGTGCGACACCTGGCACGCCGCGGGGGTACGACTCGTCGTCATCACCCTCGGCGGCGACGGCGCCATGGCCTCACTCGACGGCGAACGGCTGCGCGTGCCCGCGGTGACCACGCAGGTCGTCGACACGGTCGGCGCGGGTGACTCGCGCAAGGGTGCTCTCGAAGGCCTCCAAAAGGGTGCCCGCAACGCTCCGCCCACAGGGCGACCGTCTGGGGCCGCTCGGCCTACAGGTTCTTCACGAAGTGTGCTTCGTCGACCATGA
- a CDS encoding zinc-dependent alcohol dehydrogenase family protein has translation MKAAVIEAPGKVTVTTVPDPTPGPREVVVDVAACGLCGTDLHILQGEFAPTLPVVPGHEFAGEVVGLGRDVTELALGDRVAVDPSLYCNECRYCRVGRNNLCDRWQAIGVTRAGGAAEYAVAPVANCVRLPDHVDVQDAALIEPLSCAVRGYDVLNSRLGSHVLIYGSGTMGLMMLELAKRTGASSVDVVDVNPDRLVTAAKLGCSRTALSAEELGRPAGWDVVVDATGNAAAIQDGLERVAKAGTFLQFGVSDYATTATISPYRIYNQEITITGSMAVLHSYERAAELFATGVLDPQVFISHRMPLSEYPQALDQFAAGQGRKIVVLP, from the coding sequence GTGAAAGCCGCTGTCATCGAAGCCCCCGGCAAGGTCACCGTCACCACGGTGCCCGACCCCACACCCGGGCCGCGCGAGGTCGTGGTCGATGTGGCGGCCTGCGGGCTGTGCGGGACCGATCTGCACATCCTGCAGGGCGAGTTCGCACCGACGCTGCCGGTCGTGCCGGGTCACGAGTTCGCCGGGGAGGTCGTGGGCCTCGGCAGAGACGTCACCGAACTCGCGCTCGGCGACCGGGTCGCCGTGGACCCCTCGCTGTACTGCAACGAATGCCGCTACTGCCGGGTGGGGCGCAACAACCTCTGCGACCGCTGGCAGGCGATCGGGGTGACCCGGGCCGGTGGCGCCGCCGAGTACGCCGTGGCGCCCGTCGCCAACTGCGTACGGCTGCCCGACCACGTGGACGTCCAGGACGCGGCCCTGATCGAGCCGCTGTCCTGCGCCGTACGCGGCTACGACGTCCTCAACAGCAGGCTCGGCTCCCACGTGCTCATCTACGGCAGCGGGACGATGGGGCTGATGATGCTGGAGCTGGCCAAGCGCACCGGCGCCTCGTCGGTCGACGTCGTCGACGTCAACCCGGATCGACTGGTGACGGCCGCGAAGCTGGGCTGCTCCCGAACGGCGCTCTCCGCCGAGGAGTTGGGGCGGCCGGCCGGCTGGGACGTGGTGGTCGACGCGACGGGCAACGCCGCCGCCATCCAGGACGGCCTGGAACGGGTCGCCAAGGCCGGGACGTTCCTGCAGTTCGGCGTCTCCGACTACGCGACGACAGCCACCATCTCCCCGTACCGCATCTACAACCAGGAGATCACCATCACCGGCTCCATGGCGGTGCTGCACAGCTACGAGCGGGCGGCGGAACTCTTCGCCACCGGGGTACTCGATCCCCAGGTCTTCATCAGCCACCGGATGCCGCTGTCGGAGTACCCGCAGGCACTGGACCAGTTCGCCGCCGGCCAGGGACGCAAGATCGTCGTACTGCCCTGA
- a CDS encoding carbohydrate ABC transporter permease — protein sequence MTAHAAAAPGAKLRKLLRRRDDQGGAPRLSPTWTFVAWLATLAFFAPVAWMVLTSFHQEADAATNPPTPLAALTLDQYELLFSRDITPFLLNSAMASVISTLLVLALAVPTAYALSIKPVEKWTDVMFFFLSTKFLPAIAALLPVYLIVKDAGMLDNVWTLVILYTAMNLPIAVWMMRSFLAEVPKEILEAAEVDGANLPTMLLRIVAPVAMPGLAATSLICFIFSWNEFMFAVNLTATKASTAPVFLVGFITNEGLFLARLCAAATLVSLPVLIAGFAAQDKLVRGLSLGAVK from the coding sequence ATGACCGCGCACGCGGCAGCCGCCCCCGGGGCGAAGCTCAGGAAACTCCTCCGCCGACGCGACGACCAGGGCGGCGCGCCCCGCCTGTCGCCCACGTGGACCTTCGTCGCCTGGCTCGCCACCCTGGCGTTCTTCGCACCGGTGGCGTGGATGGTCCTCACCTCCTTCCACCAGGAGGCGGACGCGGCGACCAACCCGCCGACCCCTCTCGCCGCCCTCACCCTCGACCAGTACGAACTCCTCTTCAGCCGGGACATCACCCCCTTCCTCCTCAACTCGGCCATGGCCAGCGTCATCTCGACCCTGCTGGTGCTCGCCCTCGCGGTACCGACGGCCTACGCGCTGTCCATCAAGCCGGTCGAGAAGTGGACCGACGTGATGTTCTTCTTCCTGTCCACCAAGTTCCTCCCCGCCATCGCCGCCCTGCTTCCCGTGTACCTGATCGTCAAGGACGCCGGAATGCTCGACAACGTGTGGACGCTGGTCATCCTCTACACCGCCATGAACCTCCCGATCGCGGTGTGGATGATGCGCTCCTTCCTCGCCGAGGTCCCCAAGGAGATCCTCGAGGCCGCCGAGGTCGACGGCGCCAACCTGCCCACCATGCTGCTGCGGATCGTCGCACCGGTCGCCATGCCCGGACTCGCCGCCACCTCGCTGATCTGCTTCATCTTCAGCTGGAACGAGTTCATGTTCGCCGTCAACCTCACCGCGACCAAGGCATCGACCGCCCCGGTCTTCCTCGTCGGCTTCATCACCAACGAGGGCCTGTTCCTGGCCCGGCTGTGCGCCGCGGCCACGCTGGTCTCCCTGCCGGTCCTCATCGCCGGTTTCGCCGCCCAGGACAAACTGGTCCGCGGCCTGTCCCTAGGAGCAGTCAAGTGA
- a CDS encoding carbohydrate ABC transporter permease, whose product MTALSAPPKTAPPPSRTRTSTEVSKWRRRFPLLPALVFTIVVTQLPFVATLVISTFRWNILKPGERHFVGLSNFTFVFTDERLRAAVLNTIVLTASVVLISVLLGLGLAMLLDRKFVGRGLARTLLIAPFLVMPVAAALLWKHAIYNPDYGLLNGTLNAVYRFFGADNGPTVDWISFYPMPAVVISLVWQWTPFMMLILLAGLQAQPGDVLEAARVDGASAMATFRHITLPHLRQYLELGILLGTIYVVQTFDAVYTITQGGPGSQTTNLPYEIYLTMFRKFEYGEAAAAGVVVVLGSIVIATFALRTIASLFREEVSR is encoded by the coding sequence ATGACCGCGCTCAGCGCCCCACCCAAGACAGCCCCACCACCCAGCCGCACACGCACCTCCACCGAAGTCAGCAAGTGGCGGCGGCGCTTCCCGCTGCTGCCGGCGCTGGTCTTCACCATCGTCGTCACGCAGCTGCCCTTCGTGGCCACGCTCGTCATCTCCACCTTCCGGTGGAACATCCTCAAGCCCGGCGAGCGGCACTTCGTCGGCCTGTCCAACTTCACGTTCGTCTTCACCGACGAGCGACTGCGCGCGGCGGTGCTCAACACCATCGTGCTCACCGCCTCCGTGGTGCTCATCAGCGTGCTCCTCGGCCTCGGGCTGGCGATGCTCCTCGACCGCAAGTTCGTCGGCCGCGGGCTGGCGCGCACCCTGCTCATCGCCCCGTTCCTCGTGATGCCGGTCGCGGCGGCACTGCTGTGGAAGCACGCCATCTACAACCCCGACTACGGCCTGCTCAACGGCACCCTCAACGCCGTATACCGGTTCTTCGGAGCGGACAACGGCCCCACGGTCGACTGGATCTCCTTCTACCCCATGCCCGCCGTCGTGATCTCACTGGTCTGGCAGTGGACACCGTTCATGATGCTGATCCTCCTGGCCGGTCTGCAGGCGCAGCCCGGCGATGTCCTGGAGGCGGCCCGCGTCGACGGGGCCTCGGCCATGGCGACCTTCCGCCACATCACCCTGCCGCACCTGCGCCAGTACCTCGAACTGGGCATCCTGCTCGGCACGATCTACGTCGTGCAGACCTTCGACGCGGTCTACACCATCACCCAGGGCGGCCCCGGCTCACAGACGACCAACCTGCCCTACGAGATCTACCTGACCATGTTCCGCAAATTCGAGTACGGCGAGGCCGCGGCCGCCGGAGTGGTCGTCGTCCTCGGCTCGATCGTGATCGCGACCTTCGCCCTGCGCACGATCGCGTCGCTGTTCCGCGAGGAGGTGTCCCGATGA
- a CDS encoding sugar ABC transporter substrate-binding protein has translation MRTRRMIHVLATATATSALLVACSGAGGSSSSGGDGESINVLMVGNPQMEDIAKLTKSTFTKDTGIKVNFTILPENELRDKVTQDIATQAGQYDVATIGAYEVPIWEKNGWLHELGSYADKDTSFDKADLLKPMVTSLSGSDGKLYALPFYGESSMLMYNKDVMKAKGITVPEHPTWQQIADIAAEVDGAEPGMKGICLRGLAGWGELGASLTTVVNTFGGTWFTKDWKAQVNSPEFKKATTFYVDLVRKHGQAGAAQAGFTECLNAMSQKKVAMWYDATSAAGSLEDAKSSKIAGKVGYAYAPTVETKSSGWLWSWAWAMPKTTKNADAASQFMLWASSKKYENLVGEKLGWSRVPAGKRASTYENPEYQKAAGSFGDITLKSIEAADPANPGVQPRPTVGIQYVAIPEFQDLGTKVTQEISAAIAGKTSVDKALNDGQKLAEDVAENYR, from the coding sequence ATGCGTACACGGAGAATGATCCACGTCCTCGCCACGGCCACGGCCACAAGCGCGCTGCTGGTCGCCTGCAGCGGCGCGGGCGGCTCCTCGAGCTCCGGCGGCGACGGCGAGAGCATCAACGTCCTGATGGTCGGCAACCCGCAGATGGAGGACATCGCGAAGCTGACGAAGAGCACCTTCACCAAGGACACCGGGATCAAGGTCAACTTCACGATCCTTCCCGAGAACGAGCTGCGCGACAAGGTCACCCAGGACATCGCCACCCAGGCCGGCCAGTACGACGTCGCCACCATCGGCGCCTACGAGGTGCCCATCTGGGAGAAGAACGGCTGGCTGCACGAGCTCGGCTCCTACGCCGACAAGGACACGAGCTTCGACAAGGCCGACCTGCTCAAGCCGATGGTCACGTCCCTGTCCGGCTCCGACGGCAAGCTCTACGCCCTGCCGTTCTACGGCGAGTCCTCGATGCTCATGTACAACAAGGACGTCATGAAGGCGAAGGGCATCACCGTGCCCGAGCACCCGACCTGGCAGCAGATCGCCGACATCGCCGCCGAGGTCGACGGCGCCGAGCCCGGCATGAAGGGCATCTGTCTGCGCGGTCTTGCCGGCTGGGGCGAGCTCGGCGCGTCGCTGACGACCGTGGTCAACACCTTCGGCGGCACCTGGTTCACCAAGGACTGGAAGGCCCAGGTCAACAGCCCCGAGTTCAAGAAGGCCACCACCTTCTACGTCGACCTGGTGAGGAAGCACGGGCAGGCGGGAGCGGCACAGGCCGGCTTCACGGAGTGCCTCAACGCCATGAGCCAGAAGAAGGTCGCGATGTGGTACGACGCGACCAGCGCCGCCGGATCGCTTGAGGACGCCAAGTCCAGCAAGATCGCCGGCAAGGTCGGTTACGCCTACGCCCCGACCGTCGAGACCAAGAGCAGCGGCTGGCTGTGGAGCTGGGCGTGGGCCATGCCCAAGACCACGAAGAACGCCGACGCAGCCTCGCAGTTCATGCTGTGGGCCTCCAGCAAGAAGTACGAGAACCTCGTCGGCGAGAAGCTCGGCTGGTCACGTGTCCCGGCCGGCAAGCGGGCCAGCACCTACGAGAACCCCGAGTACCAGAAGGCCGCCGGGTCGTTCGGTGACATCACCCTGAAGTCGATCGAGGCGGCCGACCCGGCGAACCCGGGCGTCCAGCCCCGGCCGACGGTGGGCATCCAGTACGTGGCCATCCCCGAGTTCCAGGACCTCGGCACCAAGGTCACCCAGGAGATCTCCGCCGCCATCGCCGGAAAGACCAGTGTGGACAAGGCGCTGAACGACGGCCAGAAGCTCGCCGAGGACGTCGCCGAGAACTACCGGTAA
- a CDS encoding DeoR/GlpR family DNA-binding transcription regulator translates to MDAEERRRVILETARRTGSVDVGKLAADLGVSKETVRRDLNVLEEHGLVRRTHGGAHPVESAGFETTLAFRTTMHVPEKSRIANAAVELLADAETVFIDEGYTPQLIAAALPRDRPLTVVTSSLPTAGALASAENMTVLLLGGRVRGGTLATVDHWATRMLSGFVIDLAYVGANGISREYGLTTPDPAVSELKAQVMRAARRRVFSGVHTKFGAASFCRFAEVTEFEAIVTDAGLPASEAHRYSLLGPEVIRA, encoded by the coding sequence GTGGACGCCGAGGAGCGAAGGCGCGTGATTCTGGAGACGGCACGACGTACCGGATCCGTGGACGTCGGAAAGCTCGCCGCCGATCTCGGGGTCTCCAAGGAGACCGTGAGGCGTGATCTGAACGTACTGGAGGAGCACGGGCTGGTCCGGCGTACCCATGGGGGCGCCCATCCCGTGGAGAGCGCGGGCTTCGAGACGACGCTCGCCTTCCGCACCACTATGCACGTCCCCGAGAAGTCCCGGATCGCGAACGCCGCGGTCGAACTGCTCGCAGACGCCGAAACCGTCTTCATCGACGAGGGCTACACCCCGCAGCTCATCGCCGCCGCCCTCCCCCGCGACCGGCCACTGACCGTGGTCACCTCCTCGCTGCCCACGGCGGGTGCCCTGGCCTCCGCCGAGAACATGACCGTGTTGCTGCTCGGCGGCCGGGTGCGTGGCGGGACACTGGCCACGGTCGACCACTGGGCGACGCGCATGCTCTCCGGCTTCGTCATCGACCTGGCGTACGTCGGTGCGAACGGCATCTCCCGCGAGTACGGACTCACCACCCCCGACCCCGCGGTCAGTGAGCTCAAGGCCCAGGTCATGAGGGCCGCCCGCCGCCGGGTGTTCTCCGGCGTCCATACGAAGTTCGGTGCCGCCAGCTTCTGCCGCTTCGCGGAGGTCACGGAGTTCGAGGCGATCGTCACCGACGCAGGACTCCCCGCCTCCGAGGCACACCGCTACTCACTGCTGGGCCCCGAGGTCATACGGGCCTGA